One Archocentrus centrarchus isolate MPI-CPG fArcCen1 chromosome 14, fArcCen1, whole genome shotgun sequence DNA window includes the following coding sequences:
- the LOC115791862 gene encoding monocarboxylate transporter 9-like, whose protein sequence is MSSPGSGPSGARPLALDGGWGWVIVVSGFLALLLGYGSPQSVGILYPEWLVTFGEGKAMTAWVGSVVTGIGLIVGPICSVCVVNFGARPVTIFSSVMVAGGLMLSAFAPNISFLIFSYGVVVGVGVGLLYAATLTITCLYFDKRRGLALGIVTTGSSAGGFLYATLQGEFVDLFGLDGCLLLVGALALNIIACAGPMRPLTPPKYYLKQRAAILEQHLREEQELTNEKLLTKDQVMIMETTESQVRRCSLLSCSAFIERMKMKMKRHTRSSSSLSSVLQDRVFLALCVSLFFFSFGSSPPALFLEDLAQSARLTEGVPPISLVSLLSIGSGVGKLTLGVMADVPRVDSVVLYALTVAVSGLGVILIPLTRSYLGLQVLSVSLGFMAGNWTLTPYVTGQVVGLEKLADAHGILMFFGGIGIVLGSPVVGKKD, encoded by the exons ATGTCATCCCCGGGTAGTGGCCCTTCAGGTGCCCGACCCCTGGCCTTGGAtggtgggtggggctgggtgatCGTGGTGTCTGGTTTTCTGGCTCTGCTTCTGGGGTATGGCTCCCCTCAGTCTGTGGGCATTCTATACCCAGAGTGGCTGGTAACCTTTGGGGAGGGGAAGGCCATGACGGCCTGGGTGGGCTCAGTGGTCACTGGAATCGGACTCAtcgtgg GTCCGATCTGCAGTGTCTGTGTGGTGAATTTCGGTGCCCGGCCTGTCACTATTTTCAGCAGCGTCATGGTGGCGGGGGGGCTGATGCTGAGCGCCTTCGCTCCCAACATCTCCTTCCTCATCTTCTCCTACGGCGTTGTGGTTG GTGTCGGTGTCGGTCTGCTGTACGCTGCCACCCTCACAATCACCTGTCTGTACTTTGACAAGAGGAGGGGTCTTGCTCTGGGGATAGTGACCACAG GTTCAAGTGCTGGTGGCTTCCTGTATGCCACGCTGCAGGGCGAGTTTGTGGATCTGTTCGGGCTGGATGGCTGCCTCCTCCTCGTTGGCGCACTGGCCCTCAACATCATAGCGTGTGCTGGCCCCATGCGACCTCTGACCCCACCTAAATACTACCTCAAACAGCGAGCTGCCATCTTAGAGCAGCACCTTCGGGAGGAGCAAGAGCTGACCAATGAGAAGCTTTTGACTAAAGATCAGGTTATGatcatggaaaccacagaaTCACAGGTCAGGAGGTGCAGCTTATTGAGCTGCTCGGCCTTCATCGagaggatgaagatgaagatgaagcgtCATACGCG gtcctcGTCCTCCCTGTCATCTGTCCTTCAGGACCGAGTTTTTCTGGCACTGTGcgtctctctcttcttcttcagctttg GCAGCTCCCCCCCTGCCCTCTTCTTGGAGGACTTGGCTCAGAGTGCCAGGCTGACGGAGGGTGTCCCCCCCATCTCCCTGGTGTCCTTGCTGTCCATTGGGAGCGGTGTGGGCAAACTGACCCTGGGCGTCATGGCGGACGTGCCGCGGGTAGACAGTGTGGTCCTGTATGCCCTGACAGTGGCGGTGAGCGGGCTTGGAGTCATCCTAATTCCCCTGACCAG GTCGTACCTGGGCCTCCAGGTGCTGTCTGTAAGCTTGGGCTTCATGGCCGGGAACTGGACCCTGACGCCGTATGTCACAGGTCAGGTGGTCGGCTTGGAGAAGCTCGCCGATGCTCATGGGATACTCATGTTCTTTGGGGGCATCGGCATCGTGCTGGGTTCTCCTGTTGTAGGTAAGAAGGACTGA